From the Eschrichtius robustus isolate mEscRob2 chromosome 19, mEscRob2.pri, whole genome shotgun sequence genome, the window atttaaaaataacaataacaaacctGTTACTGACCTAAATAacctttttatgaaaaatattttcaaaaccaaaATCATGTAGTAAGAAATatagtgtgtgtggttttttttaacattttttgcaaatctctttaatgtccgGCTTAATAGAAAACTGCTAGATTCTCATGTGCTTCTGCAGTCTGTTGTGATATGTCCTGATTGACGTACATGCAGAAAAATATGCCTCAGGAAGATATATAGCTGAAAAAGGGAGTCCTTTAATagctttttcagataattgtgcaTATCCTCTTTTGCCAGCGCATTAAAACTGGACatgtggtagtttcttaaaggtttaTCGCAGTGTGGAATCTGAGACCATACCAGTGAACTTTTCCTATTCTGTGACATTAAAATCTATTGGTGTATCTTTACTTTGCAGggatcttttacccattttctaaCATCATGCATTTGTAGCATCATTTGTAACAtcatgcattggtcatttggaaaatattggctCAAGGAGTTGTGCAAATCTTCCAgatgttgacacatttcattatacagTATCAGGAAGTCATATTTGTTAATATCCTCACTGATCTGTCCAGGAAAGCCTTTCCACACTGAGAAGCTGTCAAGCACACAGTGgcagatacaagttttccaaaattctaattttcactttaaagtttgaattttattgttgGCAACAAATACTGTTAGCTGTATTTTTTTGAAGTGACAGGCTcgctttgttcatttttgagaaaatgcttGCCAAACATCGAAGACTGAATAACCGTAGTTTTTGTCTGTCAGTACCTTTTCAAGTAAAAATAGTGTTCCATGAAAAAGTGGCTAATTTAGCTCAAAATTCAATCACACAAGTGCTTTTCCTAGAAAATGTCGTACCTTGATACGCAGCCGAATGTGAACTTTCCATTTTGTCACACACAGTAGTAAAAATCTGTGCACTCAAGGGTCAAGagtcaaaaaaattaataatttggggctccctggcggtccagtggttaagactccgcgcttccaccgcagggggtgcgggttcgatccctggtcagggaactaagatcctgcaagctgcgcagtgcggcccccaaaaaattaataatttttacaggTTTATCAAGGACATTCCTAGGtttcattttctgtgtttttatctatctatttatttatttgtgtgtttctccctccttcccatcccccTGCGGAGACTGCGTGGCAGTGGAATATACAACGGTTACTAGTGCATTTGATGCCCCTGGCTTGCTTTCTGCTAATGGGCACCAGCAGTTTTACCCACCATGACTTTtgcaccatcagtgcaaatgtcaacacagcAAAAAAGGCAGATgacatcttagtattattatgcaAGGTGTTTTGACCCCATGGATTCCCCTGAAAGGGTCTTGGGGACCCCCAGGGGTCTGTGGACAGTACTTGGAAGCCACAGCACTAAGCTGTCTCCTATGGCTAAGCATTTAGGTTCttttcagtttctccctctgATGATGTCCTGTGGCAGCCCCTCATGGGGCAGGGCCGTCTTGATCACCAGCCTCAGTGTGGAAAAGCCCAGCTAGCCCAAAGAATGAATGGGGCGTGGCCCAGGTGTGTGGGTTGTGTGCTCTGGGtatggccacgttgggtcttttgGCAGCTCCTCCCATTCTCTCCAACAGAGCAGTGAGTCGGTTACCCTTGACCTGCTGACCTACACAGATCTGGAGTCCCTGCGGAACCGAAAGATGGGGGGCCGCCCAGGCCCCTTGGCCTCGAGATCGGCCCAGCTCAACTCCAAGCGCTACCTGATCCTCATCTACTCTGTGGAGTTTGACAGGTGAGTACAAGTATACCCATCAGGCTGGTAGCTGGTGGTCAGGTGGGAGGGGATGTGGATAGAACTTAGGGACCCCTGGTACCCAGGGCTAGGTGGGGATGTTGCTTAAGCCTAGCCTTTGGAATCTTCAGTGTTGAGGGTTATATCATTTATTATTGTGTTTGGCTACAAGTATCAGGATAACCATTATCAGTGCCTTAAACAATAGTTTATCACATAACGAGATGTCTAGGTAGATGGCTGCTACTTAACAGTTTTGTTAGGGACTCAGGctccttctgtttttgtttttgttcttcttttcctcgTCCTTAATGTGTTGGCTTTTTGACTGCATCCTTATCTCTTCATGGTCACAAAATGGCTGCTGGTTCTCCAGGCATTGCATCTATATCAAAGCAGGAGGAAATGGAACAGGGCTGTGCTTGTTAATTGCATCAGCTGTTTTTATCAGGAAACCAGAAGTGTTCCCAGAAGATTCCCAACCAATTTCCTGTAGTATTTGGCCAGAAATGGTCACATGTCCTTTCCTGGGTGGATTCTTGGCCTCTGAGATGCCATGATTCTAATCCTCCTTCTCAGGATTCACTACCCGCTGCCCCTCCCGTACCAGGGCAAACCAGACCCTGTGGTCCTGCAGGGCATCATTCGCTCACTAAAGGAGGAGCTGAGCCGCCTTCGAGGGCTGGATGGCCAGGACACTCGGGACAGCCGGGAAACTGAGATCTGGCATCTGCGGGAGCAGTaagtctgggggtgggggtgggcggctggggctgggggggacACATCCCATCATGCACTGCGGGACCCAATGCTTAGCACTGTTGGAAGGACAGCCATCCCTCATTCCCCAAATACTTATTCTGAgcccctcctctgtgcccacCATGTGTTaatggtgctggggacacagcaatGACCGAGATAATTCTGGCCCTGTCCTCTCCTGGGGCTCCCAGTCCAGGGCGGGAGACAGATGTGTCTGCAGACAGTGAAGATTCACCATGGATGGGGCTGAGGAAGTCCAGAGGGAGACCTGACCCTGCCTAGGAAGGGAGGggtattccaggcaaagggaacagcatgtgcaaagacagGGTGCGAGGCAGGGCTCTATTCAGTTGAATCCACCTTCACCAAGCGCCTCTCTTGTGCTGGCCCCTTCCCTGCCCATGGTGTAGTGCCAGCGCAGGGGGCAGAGAGGCATTGATCACATACCCACCCGAGTATATTGCAAATGGAGATGGGGTTAGGCAGGAAAGGGAGCCTGTGTTATGGGGGGCTGTGACAGGAACCTGATGGGcatgtttactgagtgcctgctgtgtgctgagGGCTGTGGAGGGGCTGACTGGGACTTGGTCTCCATCTTGTGGGGGCCTCACTCATTGGGGAGGGCTAATACTATttttagtagtagtaataataataataccagtaGCTATTGTTTATCGAGCATTTAATTGTGTGCCAGGGACTCTGTTCAGTGCTGTATGATTTAACTGATTTAATCCTCCCGAAGTAGGCActactatcatccccattttatagaggaggaaactgagtcccagagaggttAGAGAATTTGCCCCAGGTTACACAGTGAAGTAATATGGCCTGGCTAGACCTTGAATCCAGGCAATCAGCCCAAGCCACCTTTGGTTCCTCAGCCACTGTGCACTGCTGGCAGCTGCTAGCCCAGGACTGAGCGCTCAGTGCTGACTGGGAGGACCAGACCTCTCCCCTCCCAGAAGTGCAAGCTCATGGGGCTTGGAGAACCTTGTGAGTCTTCCTGGTGGGTGTGCATGTGTTTCCCAGGATGGCCACAAGGTGGCGTCATCTGCCGTGAGATCCACAACGGGACTGTTGGTTCTTACCTTTCTCTTCCCAGCTTggagttagggagtttgggaagactccaagattcattcattcagtcatccaacatttactgagttcctACGGTGTGCCAGGCACACTGCCTGGCCCTACCAATGTTTACCGAGCCATCACTCAGTGCCAGACACAGTCTAAGCGCTCTTTACAGATTCCTACAACCTTATCAGCAGGTGTTATTATTATCGTCCCACTTCACAGAGATGTGAAGTGAaactgccccaggtcacacagcttgtaagaaGTGGAATAGAGTTGGATGCCATCAGCCAGGCCACAGAGCCCGAGTTCCTACACAGTGACCAGACAGCTGGAGTGAGGATGCAGACAGAAAACAGATGATCACACTGATCAATGTCAGCTCCACCATCATTGGTGCTGGGAAGGAAACGTACAGAGAGCCAGGAGAGGAGAGAATAGAGGGACATGACAGCCTGGCTGGGAGGGCAGGCAGGCTTCCCCGGGGGGGATGTGATGTTTGGAGGATGAGTGGAGTGGTTCCTgccaggagaaggaggagagagagagggttcAGGAGGAGGGAATTGCGTTTGCATAGAGCACcatgggagagggaggtgggaggagaggaggggaggggggaagtcaGCTGGAAGGGACCGAATGGGGAAGCTCCTTGGAGAGTGCGGGGGAGCCacggattttaaaaaatgttttattgggAAAAATTCCAAGCACGGACAGTAGACAGTAGTATAATGCACGTGTACTTGTGCCCCAGCTTCAACGGTTATCTACATTTTGCCCATCTTGTTTGATCTATGCCCTTTCCTCTCTCCTGAGAAGCAAAGCCCAGACACCGAATCTCCTCTGTAAACACTTCAATATGTATCTTTAACATATAaggacatttttgaaaaaaaaccaCATAAGCACTGTTATCACAtccaacaaaattaacaaaaattcctTAATGTCATCTGATACCCAGGGTGTATGTGCTGACACTTCTCTGATCATCTCACGAAAGTCTTTTTGTAATTGGCTTGTGTGAATAAGTATCTACATATCTCTTTTAATTTATTACAGtcccccttccccccctttcTCATGCTACTTCTTTGTGGAAGAAGCCTGGTTATTTGTACAGTTtcccacagtctggattttgttgattttttttttttttttggccacccagcttgcggaatcttagtttccagaccagggatagaacccgtgccctctgcagtggaagcgcggagtcttaaccactggaccgccagggaagtccctggattttgTTGATTTTATCTCCATGGTTCACGTAGTCCCCTGTTCTGTTTATTTCCCGCGAAGTGGTTGTTAAACCTATAGGCTAATCAGATTCAGGTTTCTGAGAGTGCCTTCCTCGGCGGGGCTGTGTATTTGCTACTGTCAGGTGGTGTTGGGACTGATGGGTTTGGATGTTGAGAGCTGGATCCCTGTCTTATAAAGTTCCTGTCAGCTCAGCATCTCTTGAtggctttcatttgcatttctctaattaccgATCAAGAAATGGTGCGTGCCCACCACAGTGGAGGAGTGAGGACTATGGCACCATGCCCCTCACCCCGCCCCAGCATTCGCTTTCTACCTCCTCCTCCCAGGGTGTCGCGCTTGGCGGCTGAGAAGCGCGAGCTGGAGGCCCAGCTGGGCAGATCGCGCGAGGAGGCGCTGGCCGGGCGGGCGGCGCGCCAGGAGGTCGAGGCGCTGCGCGGGCTCGTGCGCGGCCTGGAGCTGGAGCTGCGGCAGGAGCGCGGCCTCGGGCACCGCGGGTCCGGCCGCCGAAGCCAGGATTGCCGCCGCCTGGCCAAGGAGGtgagggggcggggcggccggCTGGGCGCCGGCGGGTCCCGGACTTTGGCTTCAGTCTGGACCTCTACGCCCCTCTTCCTTCCCGGCAGCTAGAGGAGGTGAAGGCGTCGGAGCGGAGCCTGCGTGCCCGGCTGAAGACGCTGAACACCGAGCTGGCCATGTACAAGAGGGGGTGAGGGGCGCGGCCCGGGGTGGGTGGGGCCTTGGAGCTGTGGACCCCGCCTGCAGGTGGGCTCCGGGCGTGGTTGGGCGGGGCCTGAGTGACGGGGCGGGGCCCAGGTAGGGTGGAGAGGGCGGGTAGAGCCTGAGAGTGGGCGGGAACGGAGGGATGGGTGGGGCCTAATGGACTGCATGGGGCATAGGGAAGGACACACAGTAGTTGAAAACGATGGGCAGGGTCTGTAGAGAGATGGGCAGGCCTGAGGCGGCATTCAGGAGGTTGAACCTGGAGATAGGGACCGAAAAGGGGCGGGGTCTGAGGTCTAGTTGGGCGAAAGGGCGTGGCTAAGCAGGTGGGTATCCGAGTGATGTTTGCTGGCATGTATTGGGGTGGGTGTTGAAAAATTGGGAAGGGTTTCCAGGGAGCTGtgggagacctctgggagaaggGTCTGGTGAAAGGATGTGTTAGGATGTAGGGAAGTGACAGATGGGTTTTGGGGGGGCGTGGTTTGTGGGGCTCCGATAGGGGTGGACCCTGGGAGAAGGTATCTGTGAGGATCGTGTAAGTACGTGAATGTTTAGGAGTTGATGGGGGATGGGCCTGAAGTTTCGGAGATGGTGCAGTCCGGGAAGAGGCTTGGGATAGGAGTTGTCGCCGGTGGGAAACTGACAGTGGGCTCTGTGCTCCCAGGAGACGGACTACACCGGTGGTGCCGCCCTCGGCCCGGGAAGATCGGGCTTCGACGTCTCGGGAGCGCTCCACGTCGCGTGGCCGTGGCGCTGCCCGCTCCTCATCCCGGGAGAGCGACCGCGGGGGCCGGGGTCAAGGCCGCCCTGCCCGCCCCTCGCCCTCGCCCACAGGTCTGTGACGACCCTGCCCTGCCCGTGGGAGGAGGTGGATGGGACTAGAACTGTGGAGGCGTGATCCTATGACTCCAGCCTCCTCTTctctccacaccccacccccacccggtcCTAGGTGGTCGCGTGCCCCGTTTCGACCCAACAGCCTTTGTGAAAGCCAAGGAGAAGAAGCAGAGAGCGATCAAGATGAAGTTAGCACCCATTTTCTCCTCACCTGCCCGTATCCCTGCCCCTTTACCTGACCCTCTGACCATCCATCCCCAACTCCCATCTCCATCACCTGTCATCTGCTCCATCTTTCCCCTTCCCCCTACCTGCTCCTGCTTCGCGCCTGACCTCCATCCCCTCTCCTGATCGCCAGCCTCCCCCATTCCCCCGCCCTGCTTATTTGTCTCTCCCACCCCTACCTGGTCTGTGTCTCCGCATGATTTTTCCCCATTTAGGTGTGACCCACGGGGCGCAGCGACGCCCTTTCCCGAATTAGTTGGGCGCACAGGTGGGCGTCTCCTTTCTCGTTCtccaggcagcagcagcagcgaaGCCGATTGGGCAGCGGAGGAAGCGGGGACGGTCCATCCGTCTCCTGGTCTCGCCAGACTCGGCCCCCCGCAGCCGTGACCGGTCGAGGAGACGCGGCTAACCGCTCCCGAAACCGCAGCTCCTCGGGTAACTGGGCTGGAGCGCGCGGGATTGACAGGCGGGCTGGGCGGGGCTGTGGCCAGTGCAAGAGGCTCacgctctctttctccctctagtGGACAGTTTCCGCAGCCGCTACTCGTCCGCCAGCTCCTGCAGCGAGTTCGAGGATTTCTCTGAATCCCTCCCTAGAGGGTAAAACTTGGGCTGGGGGAAAGGACCGCCTCCAAACGGGTGTCTGGGGAGACTCGAAACTGTCTTTTGCGGGGAGCTTGGGTGATGGAGGCTGGAGCCTTGAAACCATGGAAGAGGGCGAGGTGGGAGGTGCCACAGACCCCTCCCATTGGTCCTTGATTACTCCGTCCTCTCAGCGTTCGTCGCCGGGGGAAGCCGCCCAGCCCCACCACCTGGAGTGGGTCCAATACGGTGAGTGTCTTTCCTCAGGCTTTGGAGGAGGCAGGGGCAGCTTTAAACCACCGGAAGCTCGCTGGCCCTTTCTCCCATGATTCCATTCTAGGGGATCAGGTTGTAAAGGCGGCTCCGAAATGCCTCTGGAGGCAGTGTTTTGAGACCTTTGGATCGGAGAGGAGGTTGGGGATGAGGTGGGGGCAGGAGACTCTGGTTAGGAGCACCGGCTCTGGCCTCAAATTCCCAGGTCTTGAAACCTGCCTCCCCTTCCTAGAACCTGTGTGACTCACGGTAGTTACTTAGCTTCTGTAGCTCAGTTTCTTTATCAGTTAAGTGGGGATGGTAACAGCATTCACATCTGAGGGTTCTGGTGAAGCTAcaaggagtttattttgcatataAGTGCTCAGTAGGTGTCAACCCTTAATTTTTATGAGGTCCTTTGGTTCAGAATTGCCGGTGGGATTTGGGGGGCAGGCATAGAGGGTGCCTGACCCCCTTTCCTGCCACCCCCAGCAGCAGAAGCCTAGCCCCCTGGAACGCGGCCGCCATCAGAGACACCTGGCCGATTCGGGGGGCTGGGTCCCCATCAAAGGTGAGCCTGGGACTCCACATCTCCCCCTCACCTGCCCCAGAGCCCGCTGGGATGCTACTGCGGGCAGGATATTGGGCCCCTCACGGACCCCCACAGCCACGCCTGCTCTCACAGAGTACAGCTCGGACCACCAGGCAGCTGACATGGCCGAAATCGACGCCCGCCTGAAGGCCTTGCAGGAATACATGAACAGACTGGACACGCGCTCGTGACCTCGGAGAGAGACTACTGCCCCTCCGATGGATTCGGATGGATTCGGCGTGAGGGGCGGGGCCGGTGTGTGCTGGCCCCGCCCAGGCCCCCCGCTCCTCCTGGTGCTCTTGGGGTCTCAGGTGTGTGAGGCCCTAATCCCTACGTCTCCCGAAGCCATTGCATTCTGGGAGGGAGGgtaagtgtgttttgtaaataaacatATGTGCCCTTGGGATCCCTCAGCCTATGACTGAAGGGTCAGGGTGGAGTGAGGAGGAATGAAGatcgggtggggagggggtgtaaCTGGGACCTGCGTGTATTTCTGGCCATGCCTGTGACTGGGTGGCAGGTTGGAGTACAGGCTCAGAAGAAACTCCCGCACTCTCTAAAGCAATGAGGGGGGGACCTGAGGGGTGGGAGTGAGCAGCTTGTCCCCAGAGGAGTTCAAGCAGAGATGCTGCCCAGGATGTCTTTGGCGGTGTGGTAGAGAGGGTGTGTCTTGCCGCATGGCTCCCTGCCCAGGAGGTGAGGACCCCTGAGCTTCCGGTGGTGACATCTCCACTGATTTGGTGCTATTCCTGTGCTCTGACCTGAGGCCTCTGGGTTCTGAGCTGTGATGTGGCTTCCAAGCTGGGATCTCTGGGGTCTTGGTTCAGGGTCGGGGCCTCTGGGTTCTGAGCAAGATCAGAGTTCTGGGAGATTGGGGGGGGATGGCTGGGATCTTATGGGGGGGAGAGAGGGTAGGGAGGGGGATGGTGGGACACGGAAATACAGTTTGAGTTTCGCCtttattgggggagggggaggcagtggGGTTtctgatggggtggggggggcggtgtgAGAAGACGGACAGGGCCTCACACGCGGTGGTAGTGTGACCATTGCTGGATGATTTCGTAGAGCTGGTTGCCTGGAGAGAGCATCTGTTACACATCCCGGTGTCCTTTGACCTCGTAGCTAGGAGTCAAGAATCCCTGAGCCACGCCGCAAGCCAGCAGACTCTGGGCTGCCCTGATGGCGCGGGGCGGGGGCACCCGATCTGTGGGAGGTAGAGGCAGGAGTTAGGCTGGGGCTTTCTCGAAGGGCAGAGGGAGTGTGGGTAGTGCTTCTGATTTTGTACTCTGAGCTGGCCCACTAGGGCCCAGAACCCAGCCTGCCGCCACCAagcagtgacttaacctctctgtgcctcagtttcctcatctgtgaaaggggAGAATGAAAGCACCTGCCCACAGGGCTGTGGGATGATCAAAAGAGTTATTTTATGCACAGAGTAAGCCGTCAGCAAGTGTCAGCTGTCAAGATAACGGCTTATTTGCCCTCATCTGCCCCCAGACCTCCCCAGCCAAGCCACAGCAATAGCTGCCATTTATCAAGCACTTCTTAGGTGCCATTGACTGGTCTAAGAACTTTTATAGAGATGAACTAATCCTCACT encodes:
- the CCDC61 gene encoding centrosomal protein CCDC61 isoform X3 — encoded protein: MPASSESVTLDLLTYTDLESLRNRKMGGRPGPLASRSAQLNSKRYLILIYSVEFDRIHYPLPLPYQGKPDPVVLQGIIRSLKEELSRLRGLDGQDTRDSRETEIWHLREQVSRLAAEKRELEAQLGRSREEALAGRAARQEVEALRGLVRGLELELRQERGLGHRGSGRRSQDCRRLAKELEEVKASERSLRARLKTLNTELAMYKRGRRTTPVVPPSAREDRASTSRERSTSRGRGAARSSSRESDRGGRGQGRPARPSPSPTGGRVPRFDPTAFVKAKEKKQRAIKMKQQQQRSRLGSGGSGDGPSVSWSRQTRPPAAVTGRGDAANRSRNRSSSVDSFRSRYSSASSCSEFEDFSESLPRGVRRRGKPPSPTTWSGSNTQQKPSPLERGRHQRHLADSGGWVPIKEYSSDHQAADMAEIDARLKALQEYMNRLDTRS
- the CCDC61 gene encoding centrosomal protein CCDC61 isoform X2, which encodes MDQPAGLQVDYVFRGVEHAVRVMVSGQVLELEVEDRMTADQWRAEFDASFIEDLTHKTGNFKQFNIFCNMLESALTQSSESVTLDLLTYTDLESLRNRKMGGRPGPLASRSAQLNSKRYLILIYSVEFDRIHYPLPLPYQGKPDPVVLQGIIRSLKEELSRLRGLDGQDTRDSRETEIWHLREQVSRLAAEKRELEAQLGRSREEALAGRAARQEVEALRGLVRGLELELRQERGLGHRGSGRRSQDCRRLAKELEEVKASERSLRARLKTLNTELAMYKRGRRTTPVVPPSAREDRASTSRERSTSRGRGAARSSSRESDRGGRGQGRPARPSPSPTGGRVPRFDPTAFVKAKEKKQRAIKMKQQQQRSRLGSGGSGDGPSVSWSRQTRPPAAVTGRGDAANRSRNRSSSVDSFRSRYSSASSCSEFEDFSESLPRGVRRRGKPPSPTTWSGSNTQKPSPLERGRHQRHLADSGGWVPIKEYSSDHQAADMAEIDARLKALQEYMNRLDTRS
- the CCDC61 gene encoding centrosomal protein CCDC61 isoform X1, whose product is MDQPAGLQVDYVFRGVEHAVRVMVSGQVLELEVEDRMTADQWRAEFDASFIEDLTHKTGNFKQFNIFCNMLESALTQSSESVTLDLLTYTDLESLRNRKMGGRPGPLASRSAQLNSKRYLILIYSVEFDRIHYPLPLPYQGKPDPVVLQGIIRSLKEELSRLRGLDGQDTRDSRETEIWHLREQVSRLAAEKRELEAQLGRSREEALAGRAARQEVEALRGLVRGLELELRQERGLGHRGSGRRSQDCRRLAKELEEVKASERSLRARLKTLNTELAMYKRGRRTTPVVPPSAREDRASTSRERSTSRGRGAARSSSRESDRGGRGQGRPARPSPSPTGGRVPRFDPTAFVKAKEKKQRAIKMKQQQQRSRLGSGGSGDGPSVSWSRQTRPPAAVTGRGDAANRSRNRSSSVDSFRSRYSSASSCSEFEDFSESLPRGVRRRGKPPSPTTWSGSNTQQKPSPLERGRHQRHLADSGGWVPIKEYSSDHQAADMAEIDARLKALQEYMNRLDTRS